The region ATACCTTGTCTGCTCAGTAAGAGGTGTGTTGATAACAATAACATCACACTTTGGAAGCATGGCATCAAGGTCCTCCTCAAACTTTGCTCCAATCTCTTTCTCCAATCCAGGGTCCATCCTGATCCGATCAAAATACAGAAGATTACAGTTAAAAGGTTTCAACCTTTGGAGCAAAAGCTTCCCAATTCGTCCAGCACCTACGGTTCCCACTGTCTTGCCTTCAAGATCATAAGCTCTGTGAGCAATGCCTGCCACATTCCATTCCCCATTAACAGCCTGATGGTACCCTGGAAGGAAATTCCTAATCAGAATGAGGATTCTCATGAGTTCATCCTCAGCAACTGACACCACATTGCTTCCTGTGACCTCTGCCACAGTTATACCAGCTGCAGCTGCAGCCTTCAGATCAATGTGATCTGAACCAATGCCAGCAGTCAAAAGCAACTCTAAATTTTTGGCTTTCTTTATTCTTTCAGCAGTGACATAGGCAGGGTGAAATGGAGTAGATATGATAACATGTGCATCAGGAATATTTCTCTCAAGTTCTGCAacagaaaaaacaataaatagcCATAAGTTCAACCAAATACAAACTTTAAGAGATAACTACATTTACCTTCCACCATATCATGGTGTTGATTATGATGATGTTTGAGAAAAAATTATCAGACATCTTATCTTCACGTGATACATaaccatatttttaataataataacacatgGAAATTGGTTAGGACTGATTCATCAAGCAACACTCAAAtctcaatatatataaatttgaatcGATTAGCAAGTTACTAACCAGAATCTGGTCCTTCTTTGTCATCAGTGACAATATACTGATGGCCCTGGGACTCCAGCCACTGGCGAATACCCAATGCTCCTTCAACACACCCCACAAAATCAGGATTCAGTTTTGCATACTCGTTCCCCTTGTAGAACACCCCCacaatcttcttcttttcaccTGACACCTATTCTCAATCACAGGGAAAAGTAGATAAATCAATCACAGACATGCATAAACAGAGTTGAAGGATGAAAGTCATGATGTTGCATGAGCAAAATTAATCATGGTCAGcagcataaataattaaacattcacTAACACACATTTTCTGAGGATGTGTTGTCGAGTGGGGTAACAACATTGTTGAGTGGGTTAAGAACGGTTTCTTGAGTTGTTGTTGTCTGGACTTCAACTAGGTATTCTTGTGTGTTATCACTCATGGCTGagagagaaatttaaaacaGAATAGCAATACAGATGATGCAAAGGAGAACAAAGAAGAGATGCAAGTGAAAGATTTCTTGCTGGGGTGTGTCTGTGGGAGAGAAGAA is a window of Vigna unguiculata cultivar IT97K-499-35 chromosome 4, ASM411807v1, whole genome shotgun sequence DNA encoding:
- the LOC114182200 gene encoding formate dehydrogenase 1, mitochondrial-like isoform X1, translated to MSDNTQEYLVEVQTTTTQETVLNPLNNVVTPLDNTSSENVSGEKKKIVGVFYKGNEYAKLNPDFVGCVEGALGIRQWLESQGHQYIVTDDKEGPDSELERNIPDAHVIISTPFHPAYVTAERIKKAKNLELLLTAGIGSDHIDLKAAAAAGITVAEVTGSNVVSVAEDELMRILILIRNFLPGYHQAVNGEWNVAGIAHRAYDLEGKTVGTVGAGRIGKLLLQRLKPFNCNLLYFDRIRMDPGLEKEIGAKFEEDLDAMLPKCDVIVINTPLTEQTRGLFDKDKISKCKKGVLIVNNARGAIMDTQAVADACSNGHVAGYSGDVWFPQPAPKDHPWRYMPNHAMTPHVSGTTIDAQLRYAAGVKDMLDRHFKGEDFPEQNYIVKEGQLASQYR
- the LOC114182200 gene encoding formate dehydrogenase 1, mitochondrial-like isoform X2, encoding MAMRRAAGSSAIRSLFSSTFSRNLHVSGEKKKIVGVFYKGNEYAKLNPDFVGCVEGALGIRQWLESQGHQYIVTDDKEGPDSELERNIPDAHVIISTPFHPAYVTAERIKKAKNLELLLTAGIGSDHIDLKAAAAAGITVAEVTGSNVVSVAEDELMRILILIRNFLPGYHQAVNGEWNVAGIAHRAYDLEGKTVGTVGAGRIGKLLLQRLKPFNCNLLYFDRIRMDPGLEKEIGAKFEEDLDAMLPKCDVIVINTPLTEQTRGLFDKDKISKCKKGVLIVNNARGAIMDTQAVADACSNGHVAGYSGDVWFPQPAPKDHPWRYMPNHAMTPHVSGTTIDAQLRYAAGVKDMLDRHFKGEDFPEQNYIVKEGQLASQYR